Proteins from a single region of Malaclemys terrapin pileata isolate rMalTer1 chromosome 25, rMalTer1.hap1, whole genome shotgun sequence:
- the LOC128829208 gene encoding keratin, type I cytoskeletal 19-like — MSTYSSKQITSSGLGNISGSSLGRAVGSFRAPSIHGGSGGRGISVSTARFVSSGVGGGLGGGYGGGLYGGFGGGFGGGDGLLSGNEKSTMQNLNDRLASYLDKVRALEEANSELEVKIRDWYQKQGPGPAHDYSLYYKTIEDLRDKILAATIDNSKIVLQIDNARLAADDFKTKYETEQALRMSVEADISGLRRVMDELTLARTDLEMQIESLKEELAYLKKNHEEEMKALGGQTGGQVSVEVDSAPGIDLTKVLADMRDQYEVMAEKNRKDAETWFNSKTEELNQEVAINTEQLQTSKTEITDLRRTLQGLEIELQSQLSMKAALEGTLADTENRYGAQLAQIQHLIGNVEAQLTDLRADMERQNSDYKQLMDIKTRLEQEIATYRQLLEGQDS; from the exons ATGTCCACTTACAGCTCAAAGCAAATAACTTCTTCTGGGTTAGGTAATATTAGTGGTTCCTCACTCGGTCGGGCTGTTGGTTCCTTCAGGGCTCCAAGTATCCATGGAGGATCTGGTGGCAGGGGTATTTCTGTCTCTACTGCTCGGTTTGTCTCTTCTGGGGTAGGAGGTGGCCTTGGTGGTGGATATGGTGGTGGTTTGTATGGTGGCTTTGGTGGTGgctttggtggtggtgatggccTCCTTTCTGGAAATGAAAAGTCAACTATGCAGAACCTGAATGACCGCCTGGCGTCCTACCTGGACAAAGTACGTGCTCTGGAGGAGGCAAATTCTGAGCTAGAAGTTAAAATCCGAGACTGGTACCAGAAACAAGGACCAGGGCCAGCCCATGACTACAGCCTATATTACAAGACTATTGAAGATCTTCGAGACAAG ATTCTTGCTGCCACCATTGACAACTCCAAGATTGTTCTGCAGATTGATAATGCCAGGCTGGCTGCTGATGACTTCAAAACCAA gtATGAAACAGAGCAGGCGCTGCGTATGAGTGTTGAGGCTGACATCAGTGGCCTGCGAAGAGTCATGGATGAGCTGACCCTGGCCAGAACTGACCTGGAGATGCAGATAGAAAGCCTGAAGGAGGAGCTGGCTTACCTCAAGAAGAACCATGAGGAG GAAATGAAAGCCCTGGGTGGGCAAACAGGTGGCCAAGTCAGTGTTGAGGTTGACTCTGCTCCAGGTATTGATCTGACCAAGGTCCTGGCTGACATGAGAGACCAGTATGAAGTCATGGCTGAGAAAAACAGGAAGGATGCTGAAACTTGGTTCAACAGtaag ACTGAAGAGCTGAACCAAGAAGTAGCCATCAATACTGAACAGCTGCAGACCAGCAAGACTGAAATCACAGATCTGAGACGTACCCTTCAAGGCCTGGAGATAGAGCTTCAGTCCCAGCTTAGCATG AAAGCTGCCTTGGAAGGCACCTTGGCAGACACTGAGAATCGCTATGGTGCCCAGCTGGCACAGATCCAGCACCTGATTGGAAACGTGGAGGCACAGCTGACTGACCTTCGAGCTGATATGGAGCGGCAGAATAGTGACTACAAGCAACTCATGGACATCAAGACCCGTCTGGAGCAGGAGATTGCCACTTACCGCCAGCTGCTGGAAGGCCAAGACTCCTA G
- the LOC128829203 gene encoding keratin, type I cytoskeletal 15-like: MATSFMQSSSSNYGGGLGIGGGGSSRVSSVRMGGSYRAPSIHGGSGGRGVSVSSARYVSSGGGYGGGLGSSYGAGYGSGLGGGYGGSSGFYSGFGGDAGACFGGGAGGGFGGGAGGGFGGVYDFGGGLGGGDGGLLSGNEKVTMQNLNDRLASYLDKVRALEQANTDLEIKIRDWYQKQGPTSPDRDYSPYYKIIDELRDKILAATIDNSRVILEIDNARLAADDFRLKYENELFLRQSVEADINGLRRVLDELTLSRADLEMQIENLKEELAFLKKNHEEEMKEYSNQMGGKVSVEMDAAPGVDLTSILSEMREQYEILADKNRRDAEAWFYKQTEELNREVATSTEQIHTSKSEITELKRTMQGLEIELQSQLSMKAGLEANLAETEGRYCAQLAQLQAMITSIEEQLAELRCDMERQNQEYRMLLDIKTRLEQEIATYRRLLEGQDSELSGWTPKDASLSSISSSSSSKVRISVEDSVDGKVISTHERKY, translated from the exons ATGGCTACTTCCTTTATGCAGAGCTCCTCTTCTAACTATGGTGGTGGTCTGGGGATTGGGGGCGGTGGCTCCTCTCGTGTTTCTTCAGTCCGAATGGGAGGATCCTACAGAGCCCCAAGTATCCATGGAGGATCTGGTGGCAGGGGTGTTTCTGTCTCTTCCGCTAGGTACGTCTCCTCTGGAGGTGGATATGGTGGTGGCTTGGGCAGTAGCTATGGGGCTGGATATGGTTCTGGCTTGGGTGGGGGCTATGGAGGAAGTAGTGGCTTTTATTCTGGCTTTGGAGGAGATGCTGGTGCTTGCTTTGGAGGAGGTGCTGGTGGCGGCTTTGGAGGAGGTGCTGGTGGCGGCTTCGGTGGTGTTTATGACTTTGGTGGTGGCTTGGGTGGTGGTGATGGAGGCCTCCTATCTGGAAACGAAAAGGTAACTATGCAGAACCTGAACGATCGTCTGGCGTCCTATCTGGACAAGGTGCGAGCTCTGGAGCAAGCAAATACTGATCTAGAGATCAAAATCCGAGACTGGTATCAGAAGCAAGGTCCCACTAGTCCAGACCGTGACTACAGTCCTTATTACAAGATAATTGATGAACTCCGAGACAAG ATTCTTGCAGCTACTATTGACAATTCCAGAGTCATTTTGGAGATTGACAATGCTAGGCTGGCTGCAGATGATTTCAGACTGAA ataTGAGAATGAGTTGTTCCTTCGCCAGAGCGTTGAGGCTGATATCAATGGCCTGCGTAGAGTCTTGGATGAGCTGACTCTGTCCAGAGCTGACCTGGAGATGCAGATTGAAAACCTGAAGGAAGAGTTGGCTTTCCTCAAGAAGAACCATGAGGAA GAAATGAAAGAATACAGCAATCAGATGGGTGGAAAGGTCAGCGTAGAGATGGATGCTGCTCCTGGGGTTGATCtcaccagtatcctgtctgagaTGAGAGAGCAATATGAAATACTGGCTGATAAGAACCGTCGAGATGCTGAGGCCTGGTTCTATAAACAG aCTGAGGAGCTGAACCGTGAAGTAGCCACCAGTACTGAACAGATCCATACCAGCAAGAGTGAGATTACAGAACTGAAACGCACAATGCAGGGCCTGGAAATAGAACTCCAATCCCAGCTCAGCATG AAAGCTGGGTTGGAAGCCAACTTGGCAGAAACAGAAGGAAGATACTGTGCACAGCTAGCACAACTTCAGGCCATGATCACCAGCATTGAGGAGCAACTGGCAGAGCTTCGATGTGACATGGAACGGCAGAACCAAGAGTATAGGATGCTCCTGGACATCAAAACCAGATTAGAGCAGGAGATTGCCACTTACCGCCGTCTGTTGGAAGGCCAGGACTCCGA GCTGTCGGGATGGACCCCTAAGGATG CATCCCTCAGCagcatcagcagcagcagcagcagtaaggTTCGCATCAGTGTGGAAGATTCAGTCGATGGAAAAGTAATTTCGACCCACGAAAGGAAATACTGA